Proteins encoded in a region of the Zea mays cultivar B73 chromosome 2, Zm-B73-REFERENCE-NAM-5.0, whole genome shotgun sequence genome:
- the LOC100192071 gene encoding E3 ubiquitin-protein ligase RMA1H1 isoform X2 gives MTAADAHYTTSTVITELKQFLRGSIAIAMEAGRMDQPFMAAINSQPFVEDIEPVKKASGDMPATTGSGCFECNICLDFASEPVVTFCGHLYCWPCIYEWLRPGVESAASDNSSSARRQCPVCKATLSTDTLVPLYGRGGNSKKSLDGMAIPRRPMVHRETVEEQQNAQSNVNDQHYHQSMEDNSQRQPLLQAHHHPIPTGFDFIYPPAPVGRGLIHSTAGGVLGGMAEIVLPLALRGQMPASLYYTNPYHAATQNVNPRLRRHQMEIERSLHQIWFFLCVFVVLCLLLF, from the exons ATGACTGCTGCTGACGCACACTACACTACTAG TACTGTCATAACCGAACTAAAACAGTTTCTGAGAGGAAGCATCGCGATTGCCATGGAAGCTGGGAGAATGGATCAGCCATTTATGGCTGCTATCAATAGCCAGCCTTTCGTGGAGGATATTGAGCCAGTGAAGAAAGCCAGTGGGGACATGCCTGCGACAACAGGAAGCGGATGCTTCGAATGCAACATCTGCCTTGATTTTGCATCAGAACCAGTGGTTACTTTCTGTGGTCATCTCTACTGCTGGCCTTGTATCTACGAGTGGCTGCGCCCTGGGGTGGAGTCAGCTGCCAGCGACAACAGCAGTTCGGCAAGGCGGCAATGTCCTGTATGCAAGGCAACACTCTCAACGGACACCCTTGTGCCACTATACGGCCGTGGAGGCAACTCAAAGAAGTCACTTGATGGCATGGCCATCCCGCGCCGCCCCATGGTACACCGGGAGACTGTTGAGGAGCAACAGAATGCACAGAGCAATGTCAATGACCAGCACTACCACCAGAGCATGGAAGACAACTCTCAGCGCCAGCCATTGCTGCAAGCGCACCACCATCCCATTCCCACTGGGTTTGACTTCATCTACCCTCCAGCACCAGTAGGGCGTGGCTTGATCCACTCAACTGCCGGAGGGGTGCTCGGAGGGATGGCAGAGATTGTGCTTCCCTTGGCGCTCCGTGGCCAGATGCCAGCGAGCTTGTACTACACGAATCCATACCATGCTGCGACGCAGAACGTGAACCCCAGGCTGAGGCGGCATCAGATGGAAATCGAGAGGTCCCTGCACCAGATCTGGTTCTTCCTCTGTGTGTTTGTGGTGCTGTGCCTGCTCTTGTTCTGA
- the LOC100192071 gene encoding E3 ubiquitin-protein ligase RMA1H1 isoform X1, producing the protein MLPCTFHISTVITELKQFLRGSIAIAMEAGRMDQPFMAAINSQPFVEDIEPVKKASGDMPATTGSGCFECNICLDFASEPVVTFCGHLYCWPCIYEWLRPGVESAASDNSSSARRQCPVCKATLSTDTLVPLYGRGGNSKKSLDGMAIPRRPMVHRETVEEQQNAQSNVNDQHYHQSMEDNSQRQPLLQAHHHPIPTGFDFIYPPAPVGRGLIHSTAGGVLGGMAEIVLPLALRGQMPASLYYTNPYHAATQNVNPRLRRHQMEIERSLHQIWFFLCVFVVLCLLLF; encoded by the exons ATGCTGCCATGCACATTTCATATAAG TACTGTCATAACCGAACTAAAACAGTTTCTGAGAGGAAGCATCGCGATTGCCATGGAAGCTGGGAGAATGGATCAGCCATTTATGGCTGCTATCAATAGCCAGCCTTTCGTGGAGGATATTGAGCCAGTGAAGAAAGCCAGTGGGGACATGCCTGCGACAACAGGAAGCGGATGCTTCGAATGCAACATCTGCCTTGATTTTGCATCAGAACCAGTGGTTACTTTCTGTGGTCATCTCTACTGCTGGCCTTGTATCTACGAGTGGCTGCGCCCTGGGGTGGAGTCAGCTGCCAGCGACAACAGCAGTTCGGCAAGGCGGCAATGTCCTGTATGCAAGGCAACACTCTCAACGGACACCCTTGTGCCACTATACGGCCGTGGAGGCAACTCAAAGAAGTCACTTGATGGCATGGCCATCCCGCGCCGCCCCATGGTACACCGGGAGACTGTTGAGGAGCAACAGAATGCACAGAGCAATGTCAATGACCAGCACTACCACCAGAGCATGGAAGACAACTCTCAGCGCCAGCCATTGCTGCAAGCGCACCACCATCCCATTCCCACTGGGTTTGACTTCATCTACCCTCCAGCACCAGTAGGGCGTGGCTTGATCCACTCAACTGCCGGAGGGGTGCTCGGAGGGATGGCAGAGATTGTGCTTCCCTTGGCGCTCCGTGGCCAGATGCCAGCGAGCTTGTACTACACGAATCCATACCATGCTGCGACGCAGAACGTGAACCCCAGGCTGAGGCGGCATCAGATGGAAATCGAGAGGTCCCTGCACCAGATCTGGTTCTTCCTCTGTGTGTTTGTGGTGCTGTGCCTGCTCTTGTTCTGA
- the LOC100192071 gene encoding E3 ubiquitin-protein ligase RMA1H1 has product MEAGRMDQPFMAAINSQPFVEDIEPVKKASGDMPATTGSGCFECNICLDFASEPVVTFCGHLYCWPCIYEWLRPGVESAASDNSSSARRQCPVCKATLSTDTLVPLYGRGGNSKKSLDGMAIPRRPMVHRETVEEQQNAQSNVNDQHYHQSMEDNSQRQPLLQAHHHPIPTGFDFIYPPAPVGRGLIHSTAGGVLGGMAEIVLPLALRGQMPASLYYTNPYHAATQNVNPRLRRHQMEIERSLHQIWFFLCVFVVLCLLLF; this is encoded by the coding sequence ATGGAAGCTGGGAGAATGGATCAGCCATTTATGGCTGCTATCAATAGCCAGCCTTTCGTGGAGGATATTGAGCCAGTGAAGAAAGCCAGTGGGGACATGCCTGCGACAACAGGAAGCGGATGCTTCGAATGCAACATCTGCCTTGATTTTGCATCAGAACCAGTGGTTACTTTCTGTGGTCATCTCTACTGCTGGCCTTGTATCTACGAGTGGCTGCGCCCTGGGGTGGAGTCAGCTGCCAGCGACAACAGCAGTTCGGCAAGGCGGCAATGTCCTGTATGCAAGGCAACACTCTCAACGGACACCCTTGTGCCACTATACGGCCGTGGAGGCAACTCAAAGAAGTCACTTGATGGCATGGCCATCCCGCGCCGCCCCATGGTACACCGGGAGACTGTTGAGGAGCAACAGAATGCACAGAGCAATGTCAATGACCAGCACTACCACCAGAGCATGGAAGACAACTCTCAGCGCCAGCCATTGCTGCAAGCGCACCACCATCCCATTCCCACTGGGTTTGACTTCATCTACCCTCCAGCACCAGTAGGGCGTGGCTTGATCCACTCAACTGCCGGAGGGGTGCTCGGAGGGATGGCAGAGATTGTGCTTCCCTTGGCGCTCCGTGGCCAGATGCCAGCGAGCTTGTACTACACGAATCCATACCATGCTGCGACGCAGAACGTGAACCCCAGGCTGAGGCGGCATCAGATGGAAATCGAGAGGTCCCTGCACCAGATCTGGTTCTTCCTCTGTGTGTTTGTGGTGCTGTGCCTGCTCTTGTTCTGA
- the LOC100192071 gene encoding E3 ubiquitin-protein ligase RMA1H1 isoform X3 yields the protein MWLVIRFVASSLLELCSGMLLYQLYVFLLTSFAFSVFCSTVITELKQFLRGSIAIAMEAGRMDQPFMAAINSQPFVEDIEPVKKASGDMPATTGSGCFECNICLDFASEPVVTFCGHLYCWPCIYEWLRPGVESAASDNSSSARRQCPVCKATLSTDTLVPLYGRGGNSKKSLDGMAIPRRPMVHRETVEEQQNAQSNVNDQHYHQSMEDNSQRQPLLQAHHHPIPTGFDFIYPPAPVGRGLIHSTAGGVLGGMAEIVLPLALRGQMPASLYYTNPYHAATQNVNPRLRRHQMEIERSLHQIWFFLCVFVVLCLLLF from the coding sequence ATGTGGTTGGTGATTCGCTTCGTTGCTTCCAGTCTTCTTGAGCTCTGCTCTGGCATGTTGCTTTATCAATTGTATGTATTCCTACTGACGTCCTTTGCTTTCTCCGTCTTTTGCAGTACTGTCATAACCGAACTAAAACAGTTTCTGAGAGGAAGCATCGCGATTGCCATGGAAGCTGGGAGAATGGATCAGCCATTTATGGCTGCTATCAATAGCCAGCCTTTCGTGGAGGATATTGAGCCAGTGAAGAAAGCCAGTGGGGACATGCCTGCGACAACAGGAAGCGGATGCTTCGAATGCAACATCTGCCTTGATTTTGCATCAGAACCAGTGGTTACTTTCTGTGGTCATCTCTACTGCTGGCCTTGTATCTACGAGTGGCTGCGCCCTGGGGTGGAGTCAGCTGCCAGCGACAACAGCAGTTCGGCAAGGCGGCAATGTCCTGTATGCAAGGCAACACTCTCAACGGACACCCTTGTGCCACTATACGGCCGTGGAGGCAACTCAAAGAAGTCACTTGATGGCATGGCCATCCCGCGCCGCCCCATGGTACACCGGGAGACTGTTGAGGAGCAACAGAATGCACAGAGCAATGTCAATGACCAGCACTACCACCAGAGCATGGAAGACAACTCTCAGCGCCAGCCATTGCTGCAAGCGCACCACCATCCCATTCCCACTGGGTTTGACTTCATCTACCCTCCAGCACCAGTAGGGCGTGGCTTGATCCACTCAACTGCCGGAGGGGTGCTCGGAGGGATGGCAGAGATTGTGCTTCCCTTGGCGCTCCGTGGCCAGATGCCAGCGAGCTTGTACTACACGAATCCATACCATGCTGCGACGCAGAACGTGAACCCCAGGCTGAGGCGGCATCAGATGGAAATCGAGAGGTCCCTGCACCAGATCTGGTTCTTCCTCTGTGTGTTTGTGGTGCTGTGCCTGCTCTTGTTCTGA